The proteins below are encoded in one region of Equus caballus isolate H_3958 breed thoroughbred chromosome 16, TB-T2T, whole genome shotgun sequence:
- the LOC102148104 gene encoding ferritin light chain-like, whose protein sequence is MRMWLWRGVGCFFCKLAKKKPEGSQRLLKTQNQHGSCPFFQDMQKLSRTKWGKTLDPVEAAMILKRNFNQALLDQHALDTAGTDPHLCDFLENHFLDGEVKLIKKMGNHLPYLCRLAGAQAGPKEYLFERLTLKQNKESLEPRGL, encoded by the coding sequence ATGAGGATGTGGCTCTGGAGGGGCGTGGGCTGCTTCTTCTGTAAGTTAGCCAAGAAGAAGCCCGAGGGCTCTCAGCGTCTCTTGAAGACACAAAACCAGCACGGTAGCTGTCCCTTCTTCCAGGACATGCAGAAGCTATCCAGAACTAAGTGGGGTAAAACCCTGGACCCCGTGGAAGCCGCCATGATCTTGAAGAGGAACTTCAACCAGGCCCTTTTGGATCAGCATGCCCTGGATACTGCTGGCACGGACCCTCATCTCTGTGACTTCCTGGAGAACCACTTCCTAGATGGGGAGGTGAAACTCATCAAGAAAATGGGCAACCACCTGCCTTACCTCTGCAGGCTGGCTGGCGCCCAGGCTGGACCGAAGGAGTATCTCTTTGAACGGCTCACTCTCAAGCAGAACAAGGAGTCTCTGGAGCCCAGAGGCCTTTGA